A genome region from Lucilia cuprina isolate Lc7/37 chromosome 3, ASM2204524v1, whole genome shotgun sequence includes the following:
- the LOC111674983 gene encoding B9 domain-containing protein 1: MESNTTAASYFNIFITGQLESATFPLGPEASEIFCRYESVAGPDWELVSGHNKGITQFASNHNGNFNDAIIFNMPIEQTYRSTNSFGWPQLLISIYGKTRWGIETSLGYSHVHVPVFGNVANYTIKAPILKPRCSNMLADVTTWLTGRNPELKDAKILLDNSKSKGLSMESYGELQLILNIITRGTARLGLEY, from the exons atggagtCGAATACTACAGCAGCAagttactttaatattttcataaccGGACAATTGGAATCAGCAACATTTCCGTTGGGACCAGAAGCCTCTGAAATATTTTGCCGTTATGAAAGTGTGGCTGGTCCCGATTGGGAACTCGTTAGTGGACATAACAAGGGTATAACACAATTTGCTTCCAATCACAATGGTAACTTTAATGATGCAATTATATTCAATATGCCAATAGAACAAACCTATCGCAGTACAAATTCATTTGGAT gGCCTCAACTTCTAATATCAATTTATGGTAAAACACGTTGGGGCATAGAAACCTCTCTGGGTTACAGTCATGTTCATGTGCCTGTATTCGGAAATGTCGCAAATTATACTATTAAAGCGCCCATATTAAAACCTCGCTGCAGTAACATGTTGGCCGATGTGACTACTTGGCTGACAGGTCGTAATCCTGAACTAAAAGATGCAAAAATCCTATTAGATAATTCTAAAAGTAAAG GTTTGTCTATGGAATCATATGGAGAATTACAACtaatattgaacattataacTAGAGGAACGGCACGTCTAGGCttagaatattaa